The Rattus norvegicus strain BN/NHsdMcwi chromosome 20, GRCr8, whole genome shotgun sequence genomic interval CTATTATTTGTTACGTTTATTATAAATTACTTAGGTTAATAAATTTGACCCTTTCCTAGTCATGTGATTTTGCCTATGTCTCTATTTTTATCAAAAGTAGGTCCaataagaaagataaaaatagagCTTTAATGTGGAAGATATGAATAAGGTACTGAAcacttattaaaaagaaaaaccaatatCTCAATATCTAAGGTTTTACGATGCAAAATAGGAACTGTAGGGAGAATAATATATTCTCTTTAGTGGGATATTCTCTTTGTCATCACACTCTGAAGTGACTAGCACCCGACCACATACAGTACATATTATCTCAGCCTTAGACATTAGAGTTCACATATTTTTGCATATAGATTTCTGAATTAGAACATAattgctttaaattattttaacttaGGTATTAGTTGTTATTATTCTGAGAATGAGATATGGAGCCAAGGGGATTTCCATTAGTTTTACAGAAGGTTGAACAATGAGGGtattgttttctctttcagaggtccttGCTACTCACAATGACAGAATAAGAACTAATACATGAAGCATAATAACTCCATTTAGTGTGAGAATATATCTCAGTTTCTTTTGTATCTAGGTGCATTCATAACTAATTCTGGCCAATAGGATGACAAGTACAATTCGTTAAATTACatcatatttgtttatttttctcatttcttatgCTACTAGAGTCCTTTTTTACTAAAACTTTACTTATGGTGAGCAATCCTACAAATCTATTCATACAAAATCATAAACTAGGGGTTGAGAAAAGGCTCAGTGGAGAAAGCTGCAGAGGGTTCTACTCTAGCATCTATATCCAGCTCTAGGAAATCTGTTGCTTCCTGACTCCAGGCACCCATTCTTAGGTGCAAAtaatatcctctctctctctctctctctctctctctctctctctctctttctctctctctctctctctcttacacacacacacacacacacacacaaacacacatgcagacacacagacacacacacacagacacacacacacacacaatttcattaACTTAAAAGCAAAGTCATAAGCCAATTCAGAAGTGACTGTGTACagatgtaatcctagcacttggggagcCAAAGATAAAAAttggatcaggggttcaaggccagcctcacctAGGTAAGATGCTGTAGTAATCTTTACctaggtggatctttgtgagttcatggCAGCctgataataatgatgatgatgatgatgatgatgatgatgatgatgatgatgatgatgaagaagaagaagaaaataataaaagacagaaaaacaatcctaaattcttgaaaatattttttgttttatttaatatttaaagcaAATCATGTTAAATCTAAACAGTTCAGTGTATggtaatatttatacatttttggtATGTATAGGTTACAAAAGAACTCAGAAGGTTGTGGTATGTggtattatttaataaaaatacaagtaTTACTGAGTGAAGATCCTTTATACAGTTACTACAGAATAAAGAGTCACGTGAGATATGTCTGAATAAGGAGCAGACATCATAGGAACACCGCTGTCTAGAATTTGCAAGACTTCTGAGATATAACTTTGCAATTTAGATTGACATCCTGGACAAACATAAGGAAAATCTCTCTACAGTCTTGCACTTTTTActtgcatttttaatatttgatttcatTTCAGAATTAACTGGAAAATggggaggaaatggacaaatttctagacagacaccaggtaccaaagttaaatcaggaacaaataaaccatctaaataaccccatatctcctaagtaaatagaagcagtcattaaaacatctcccaaccaaaaagagcccaggatcagatgggttcagtgcagaattctatctgaacttcatagaagagctcatatcaatactgtccaaattattccacccaattgaaacagatggaacactaccaaattccttttatgaagccacaattactcttataccaaaaccacacaaagaccaaacaaagtaaggtaacttcagaccaattttccttatgaatattgaccaaaaaatactcaataaaattcttgcaaacctaatccgagaacacatcaaaatgatcatccagcatgatcaagtaggcttcatcccagggtttGCAAGGATGGTGTAGTATtagaaaattcatcaatgtaatccattacataaacaaactcaaagatgagAACcccatggtcatttcattagatgctgagaaagcatttgacaaaattcaatacctttcatgataaaagtattggaaagatcaggaattcaaggcccatatctaattatggtaaaagcaatatacagcaaaccagtagctaacaccaaactaaatgaagagaaacttgaaacaatcccacaaaaatcaggaactagacaaggctgccacttgctccctacttattcattatagtactcaaaatcctagccagagcattcagacaacaaaaggagatcataggtatacaaattagaagggaagaaaacaaaatgtcactatttgcagatgatatggtagtgtacttaagtgaccccaaaagttccaccagagaactactgaacctgataaacaactttagcaaagtgtcagggtataaaattaacttaaacaaatcagtatccttcctctactcaaaggataaacaggctgagaaagaaattagggaaatgacacccttcacaatagtcccaaataatacaaaatatcttggtgtgactttaaccaagcaagtgaaagatctgtgtgacaataagttcaagtctctgaagaaagaaattgaggaagatctcagaagatggaaagaagatggcagaattaatatagtaaagatggccattttgccaaagccatctacagattcaatgcaatccccatcaaaattcctactcaattctttatagatatagaaagagcaatttttaaattcatttggaataacaaaaaacccaggatagtgaaaagtatactcaccaataaaagaacttctggggtaatcaccatccttgacttcaagcagtattatagagcaatagacataaaaactgtatggtattggtacagagacaggaaggtagaacagtggaacagaatcaaagacccagaaatgaacacacacacttattgtcatctgattttgacaaaggagccaaaaccatccaatggaagaaagatagtattttcaacacaATGAtattggttcaactggaggtgagcatttagaagaatgcaaatcgatacaTTCTTATCACTGTGTAaaaagcttcagtccaagtggatcaaagacctccacatcaaaccagatacactcaaactaatagaagtaaaagtggggaagagtcttgaacacatgggcactggggaaaatgtcaTGAACAAAAAAaaggtttatgctctaagatcaagaattgataaatgggatctcataaaactacaaagtttctgtaaggcaaaggtcattgttgttaggacaaaatggcaaccaacagattggaaaaagatctttaccaatcctacatctgatagagggctaatatccaaaatatacaaagaacacaagaagttagactccagagagccaaataaccctattcaaaaatgggatacagagctaaacaaaacattctcagctgaggattatcgaatggccaaaaaccacctaaagaaatgttcaacatccatagtcatcagggaaatgcaaatcaaaacaactctgagattccacctcacaccagtcagaatggctaagataaaaaactcaggtgacaacagatgctggcgaggatgtggggaagtaggaacactcctccattgttggtgggattgcaaactggtaaaaccactcctgaaatcagtctggaggttcctcagaaaattggacattgcactacctgagtacccagctatacctctcttgggcatatacccaaaagatgcccctacatataataaagacacatgctccactatattcatagcagccttatttataatagccagaagctggaaagaacccagatgcccttcaactgaggaatggattaaaaaaatgtagtacatcactctgctataaaaaacaatgatttcatgaaattcataggcaaatggaataaattagaaaatatcatcctgagtgaggttattcaataagagaaaaacacacttggtatgcactcattgataagtgtatattagccaaaaagctcaaatcacccaagatgcaatccacagaccacaggaagctcaataagaaggatgaccaaaatgtggatgctcccactcttaaaagggggaaaatatccatagtagTCTATATGGGAACAAAGTTatgagcagcaactcaaggaatggccattcagaggccTACCCACattgacccatatatatatatatatatatatatatacagccaccaaaactacataagattgatgaagctaaaaaatgcatgctgaagaGGACTGgatatagacctctcctgagagatacattcagagcatgtccaatacagaggtcaatgctagcagcaaaccacagaactgagaacaggacccactttgggggaattagaggaagtattgaaagagttgaaggagctttcaaccccatagaaacaaccataccaacccaccagagcttctAAGGACTAAACTAATGatgaaagaatatacatggaacTGACcgagggctccaactgcatatgtagcagagaataaccttgttgggggcaccagtggaaggaaaaggcCTTGGTCTTGGCaaggttcaatctccagtacaggggaatatggggggaacAATAAGGGAATGTATAGGGGTAATACCCaaatgggggaggagaggggatgggtgCTTACGTacatgaaactgggaaggggaataacctttgaaaggtaagtaaagaaatatatctaataaaaagttaaagaaaaagagaaaatagtgCTGAGTACAGAGGTACCTTCAAAATTACAAAGAGATTCAACATAAGGCAGACAAAAGAATGTaccaatttttctttgtttaatctggCTCTTTGCACATTTTTAGTAATACCAGCTTTGCATGATTCTGTTACTTATTTATTGACAGAATTTTTTTCAGGGCCAGaattcttctcagtgctgccttgacttccttatTCCTTAAACTATAGATGAtagggttcagcatggatgtcactgctgtGTAGAAGAGGGCCAAGAGTTTGTCCATTCCTGGTGAGTGGCTAGACTTAGGCCTCAAATAGGTAACAGATCCTGAACCATAAAAAAGTGTGACTACAAGTAGGTGGGAGGAACAGGTTGAAAGGGCTTTGTGGCGCCCCTCAGGTGAAGGCATCACCAGCACTGCAACGAGAATTCTGACATAAGAATAAATGATCAGCAAAAAAGGGCTAGATATGCAGAGGACAACTACCACAAAGATGGCAGCCTCGTTTTGGGATGTATCACCACAGGCAAGTGCCAGGAGAGGTGGAAGGTCACAGAAGAAGTGGTCTATCTCACAGGGTCCACAGAAGttcaaggagaaaataaaattggtCTGTCCCAGACCTACTATGCATCCCATcacccatgaaacaattgccaagtGGGCACATACTCCACGACTCATTCGGGTTGCATAGTGGAGTGGGGAACATATAGCCATATAGcggtcaaaggccatggctgccaataggcagcactcagttataccaaagaatatgaagaaaaacatctgtgtggcacatccctcctgagagatctCTCGGACCTCACTCACAAGACTCTGCAgcatcttgggtatgacagagcaaGTATAGCCAATCTCCAGGAGAGACAAGTtggccagaaagaagtacatgggggtgtgcagAGATGGACTGGTGCAAATAGCAAGGGCTATGAGAGTATTTCCTGTTACTGATACTAAGAACATGAGCaggatgagggtgaacaggaggaagcattctccagggacctcagagaacttggcaaaTGCAAAACGTTTGACAGACAAACTATTCTCCTGCCACAGAGAACagttgacactcatctcctgaaAGAAAGGACAAAATTGTTACAAGAATTCTTGCAGATTAGGGAAATTATTCAGActatctctctatctgtctctttctctccaagtttctctccctccctctcgtgtgtgtgtgtgtgtgtgtgtgtgtgtgtgtgtgtgtgtgtgtgtgtgtaatcaatATATGGACATACATGTGCTTAAAATGTTCAAATACCAATTTCAAGTGATTTCAAGACCCTATGGTATCTCCCTTATTTCCTGAAACAGCGTCAGTTACTTGACCTGAAGGTACTTGTTTTTGCTAGACTGCATCAGGAATCCACCTTCTTTTGCCTTTCATACCTGTAGTGTTGGAATTATATAAATGTTGGTTGGCTCAGTCTTTCCTGGGTACTATGGGTCCAAACTCCATTCCTCATATCTGAACAACAAGTCTACCAACTACTGAACTATTTCTATAGCACATAATTTTACTAATTCTAGAGTTTTGGGTAAATTCGAAATTTGTTAAttgaagaatttttaaattttttaaaaaaaaattccgaAATCAACACTCAACTCaaactttttttaaatcaattcttTCCCTATTCAGACTACTAGATGATTCTTTTTACAGTATATTCTTACTTGTCAACCATTAAATGACAAAATATTAACAGGGAATCTGGTGTATCCTTTACTCCCAAGCATTGTGTGGCGGAGGCAGAAGGTCGCTGTGAGTTAAATGACAGCCTAGGTTACAGAGAGATATTGTGCTAACGATGACAACAGGTAAAGTGATGGTCAGTTGTCCATTCAGGTTCCCTTTAGTCAACTGTCAATGAGAGGATGAGAAGGTCCTTTCACATTCATTTTGTTTCCTCATTCCTGTTACCACTTGCTCTCTttaaccattctctctctctctctctctctctctctctctctctctctctctcgacttGCTCTCATTTTGTACGTACCATTTTCAACTCAATATTTTCTTATTGAGTCCTGACTTCTTCTCTGACATAATTTTTTTTGGAGTTTATAGACTTTTGTCAGTTAATTATACAGGTCTGTGTATACCTGTTGTATATTTTCCCATCTGGAAGGAGCTATACACTTTCCTCAGTCACATAGATATagaagtcaaggaagaaatgaagccaTAAAGAGGAATATCTGAGTAGGGCTTAACtggtaactttaaaaaaatgtcctttGTATATAGCCTCATCCCAATTATCTCCAGCAGCCCAATGCAAACGTTTGCAATATTGATGACCACCCATGAAagaggggaaatggaggcagTCCTTGTGGAGGAACTGATGACAGTAAATACTGGCAACAGAACAGCCTGTGcatatttgttcattttatacTTTTAGTACTTGTaggtcaaattaaaaaaataaagcttgtCATAAGTGTATTTCATACCTTCCAAAGTTCAGAGTCAAATAAAAATTGGAACATCGGAAGGTctctaaatactttaaaaaactaTTATCTAATACAAATGCTATTCTGTTGAGATATTAAAAAATACTAAATCACACAAAATGAAGTGAAAATTTTGAAATCAGTACAAATTTCCCTCTTTGTTATTTGAAATTATGTTGAAAGAGGCAAAATATGCCTaatttttctattgcttttaGGTCTCCATCAGATGTCGAGTTCATCCTCAGGATGTACCAAGATCAATGTAGTGGAATTCTATTTGTGATTCATACAAGAAAGTTCTATTTTCACAATGacccaggaaaggagaaggatgTTTCAAGTCCTGTCTGTAGACACATAGAGGTCTACATCTCAAGGCTCTTCAGACAGATAGAAGCGTCAGAATAGGCTGCAATGGATAAGCCTCTGTCTCTAATCTTAAAGTAATCCTCAAGTAAAATTTCAGATTCGTCTATGTGAGCTGTTTCACCTTAAAGCTGCAAATGTTTGAAGCCCAATGTGATTACATAGTAAAATGTTCATTAAAGTGCAAAAGTGTCTGCCCTGAGAAGTCTGTAGTGACCAATCTAGTAACAGAATGAAGCCATGTACATAGTGTTATAATGTAATATTTTCCATATCCGTTACGAGTTCTGTTTAATACATAGATCTTCAATGTTATGAAGATGTTATGTGTAGTAAACACTGGAAGGCTTTAAAAGAGTAGAAATGTTCATTGGTGGGCTTCCTTCCTTGTCTCATTTCATCTCATttcttctcatctctctctctctctctctctctctctctctctctctctctccatctctctctccctccctccctaaatgttttttttctttttgtgaactGGTGGAAAGCATGATACACTGTCAACATTATTTCTGTAATACAGCAGTGTCTGTGTGCAGAAATTTCTAGGAAATACTCATCATCACCACCATGTAGTCACTATTGCTAAAATTCTATAAGAGTACATAAAATTTATGAAGattgttagaaaaaaattattaggagGCTCACCCCTGACTTCTTGTGAGTTTTCTCACCTACCAAAGGACCATTCTTCACCAGCTGAGTAACATGTTAGCTCAACACAATAGAAATTCTTTGATTTCCTTCGATTTACAGTACACTGTGTAATGAGGATGTCTCCACATCACAGCATTGGGATGTGTTGACTTCCCATGGACTTAAGCTATTTTCTGACAAAGAAGCCAGGATTCTGAGTTGACTGTTATGTTCCTCCAAGACGGAGAcgttaaataaaataacaacaagaacTCAAAATGCTTTGAGTATCAGTTGTTCATTTTTACactttctttcactttctctaagtGCACTATTGACAACTTAGTTGTGGCacataccttcaatcccagcacaagATAGGAgaatttctctttttgcttctgatTAGCCACCTTCTggctttctctgtgccctctccttAGCAGATTCTCATTACCATCTTTAAGCCTGTTCATTAAAAAACTTTTGTTGCAGTAAATAATCACATCTGAGGTCAGGAGGCCTCTGTGTCCCAGGAGAGAACATTATGTCCTTTAAGGCAATAATTCAGcatctcagaaacacacacacacatgaaagattatatataatacatgtatatatatgtatatacgtatatatgtagatagatggatgataggtaGGTAAATAGATgctgacagatgatagatatacagatagatagatagatagatagatagatagatagatagatagatagaggttaTATTAGTCACAGATTTTCACATTATTGAAAACAAtgattataaatatatttcactGCCATCCTCTGTGCTCTGAGATCTGATTCTCCCACTctctttggaatttttttctcctgAAGAGTGTCAGGAGGCGTCTGAGTCTCCTCTTGGGAGACTGCATAGCTCTGTTAGAGTTTGCAGACAAATGTTGATTTGGAAGGAGAAGAAGTGAATGTAATTGGTGGACAAATCAGAAATATATGTAAGGAATGATGCAATTTAATGATAACTGGTCTCATAAGCTCTCCTCATCCTGTGATATGAAATGAAATATAGTATTGTAATTTATTATTTGATCATTGGAAAatattaatatgaattattaaagTTTTCTATTTTGCAAGAGTTATCTTAGTCATGAAAACTACATAATTAACTTTCATGTCATCTTTTGATCAAACTAATATTTGTTCTCTTTATTATAAATTACTTAGGTTAATAAATTTGACCCTTTCCTAGTCATATGTAATTTTGGCTATGTCTCTAATTATTTTTATCAAAAGAAGgtccaataaaaaagatgaaAGTAAAGTATTAATATGGAAGACATGATTAAGGTACAGAAcacttcttaaaaagaaaaaccaatagCTGAATATCTAAGGTTTTAGTGATGCAAAATAGGAATGGTAGGGAGAATAATTTATTCTCTTAGGTGGGACATTCTCTTTGTCATCACACTCTGCAGTGACTAGCACAGTACCATGTACATGTTATCTCAACCTTACACATTAGAGTTCACATATTTTTGAGTATAGTTTATTGAATTAAAACATAATTGCATTAAATTATCTTTAACTTAGGTATAGGTAGTTATTATTCTGAGAATGAGATATGGAGACAAGGGGATTTCCATTATTTTTACAAGGGGTAGAACAATaaggtttttttctctttcataagTCCTTGCTCCTCACAATGACAGAAGAAGAACTAACAAATGAAACATTAGAACTCCATTTAGTTTGAGAATATATCTCAGTTTCTCTTGTATCTAGGTGCATCATCCATAACTAATTCTGGCCAATCGGATGACAAGTACAATTAGTTAAATTACAtcatatttgttgattgtctcatTTCTTATGCTactagaatctttttttttagtaAAACTTTATTTATGATGAACAATCCTACAAATCTATTCATACAAAATCATAAACTAGGGGTTGAGAAAAGGCTCAACAGAGAAAGCTGCAGAGGGTTCAACTCTAACATCCATATCCAGCTCTAGGAAATCTGTTGCTTCTGGACTCCAGGCACCCACCCATTCTTAGATGCaaataattttctctctctctctctctctctctctctctctctctctctctctctctctctcacacacacacacacacacgatttcaTTAACTTAAAAGCAAAGTCATAAGCCAGTTCAGAAGTGGCTGTGTAgagctgtaatcctagcatttggagagccaaagataaaaattgaatcaggaattcaaggccagcatcaCCTATGTAAGATGCTGTAATAATCATATTATGATGGATGTGGCAATGCACACCTTGAATCCTAGCACTGGGCAGACAGAAGTAGGTGGATCATTGTGAGTTCATGGGCAggcctgatgatgatgatgatgatgatgatgatgatgatgatgatgatgatgatgatgatgaagaagaagaaaagaataaaagacagaaaagctTCCACAgaaattcttgaaaatatttt includes:
- the Or10al4b gene encoding olfactory receptor Olr1699, which translates into the protein MSVNCSLWQENSLSVKRFAFAKFSEVPGECFLLFTLILLMFLVSVTGNTLIALAICTSPSLHTPMYFFLANLSLLEIGYTCSVIPKMLQSLVSEVREISQEGCATQMFFFIFFGITECCLLAAMAFDRYMAICSPLHYATRMSRGVCAHLAIVSWVMGCIVGLGQTNFIFSLNFCGPCEIDHFFCDLPPLLALACGDTSQNEAAIFVVVVLCISSPFLLIIYSYVRILVAVLVMPSPEGRHKALSTCSSHLLVVTLFYGSGSVTYLRPKSSHSPGMDKLLALFYTAVTSMLNPIIYSLRNKEVKAALRRILALKKILSINK
- the Or10al4b gene encoding olfactory receptor Olr1699 isoform X1, translated to MSVNCSLWQENSLSVKRFAFAKFSEVPGECFLLFTLILLMFLVSVTGNTLIALAICTSPSLHTPMYFFLANLSLLEIGYTCSVIPKMLQSLVSEVREISQEGCATQMFFFIFFVTLFYGSGSVTYLRPKSSHSPGMDKLLALFYTAVTSMLNPIIYSLRNKEVKAALRRILALKKILSINK